Genomic window (Tardiphaga sp. vice304):
CCCTCCAGCAGCAGCCGCGCGACGTCGGTCATGCGGGCTTCGGTGTAGCGGTAGGCGGCAGCGCTATCGCCGTCGATATTGCCGAAGTTGCCCTGGCCGTCGACCAGCGGGTAGCGCGAGGAGAAGTCCTGCGCCAGGCGCACCAGCGCGTCATAGATCGACTGGTCGCCGTGCGGATGGAACGAGCCCATCACGTCGCCGACGATTTTTGCGGATTTCTTGAACGGCGTGCCGGGGTCGAGCCGTAAGAGCCGCATGCCATACAGGATGCGGCGGTGCACCGGCTTCAGCCCGTCGCGGGCGTCCGGCAGCGCGCGATGCATGATGGTCGATAGCGCATAAGCGAGATAGCGCTCCTCGAGCGCGTCACGCAGCTGCACTTCGTGGATCTCAGCCGGCTCTTGCGGCGGAATCAGTCTTTTTCCCATGCGCAGGGGTTAGCCGCAGAATGCGAATCGGGCAAGAAATGAATCTCAGTAAAGCACTTGCAAATCTTACCTAATAAAGTATATTTAAAGTTGTAGTTGGGATGGTCTGCATACGCAGACCGACGGGACGTACTGTCCTGCCCGGCCGCCTTTTTTGTCATGCATCTGCTGTATCTCGACGATTCAGGCTCCGTCACCAACGCATCTGACCGGCACATTGTGTTGGCCGGACTTTCGGTGTTCGAGCGCCAACCGCACTGGTTTGCCGGCAAGATGGACGATATCGCCAAACAATTTTGGCCGGACAATGCAGAAAATCTCGAATTTCGCGGCTCAGATATTCTGAGCGGCAAAAAGCACTGGCGGGGCATCAGCAAAGCAGATCGCTTCAAGGCCTATCAGGAAGCCCTCGGCGTTCTGCGGGTGTCGAACCACGTAACCATCTTTGGCGCAGCGATTCACAAAGCCGCATTGTCGCCCAATGATCCTATGGAATACGCCTTCGAGCAGCTCTGCAATCGCTTCGATCGCTTTCTCGGCAGACTGCACAAAGCGGGTGATACACAGCGCGGATTGATCATTTTGGACAAGTCGTCCTACGAAACATCCCTCCAAGGGCTTGCCTTGAATTTTCGTAAGTCGGGGCATCGGTGGGGACAGATTTACAATCTGGCCGACGTCCCGATGTTCGTGGATTCCATAGCCACAAGGCTGATCCAGTTTGCAGACCTTATTGCGCATGCGATCCGTCGCTATTTCGAAAAAGAGGATGCCTCACTTTTCGATATCATTGCACCGAAGTTCGATACGGTCGGCGGCGTCCATACACGGACTTGTTTATTTCGCACCGCTAGATGTCAAATGCAGCTGCCCCTCCTGCAAGCAACGCCGAACGTACTGACGTGGTTGCCCAGCCCATTAACCAGACGCAGAGTCTAGCCGCTGCAGGTGCTTCGCCACCGCATGGATGAAACCGTCCCGCGCATCCGAATGGCCCTGCCCGCGCGGTTCCAGCACGTTTCTCATTAGGAACCGGCCGGTGAGGTCGAAGCCGTCCTGCAGGTCCTGGTCGGACCAGCTGTTTCGACCGCCCTCGCCGCTCTCGCGCAAGAACGGCGGCAGCCGCATCAGGCGGTCGCGCCAGGGCTCACCTGCCGTGCGTGACACCGCACCGCCGGACTTCGGCGAGACGTAGATAAGGTCGGTGGTGACGCCGGTGGCGGCGCAGTTTTCCAGATCGAGGCCGAAGCCGAGTTCGGCCAGCATTGCCAGTTCGAAACGCACCACATGGATCGCCGCCTCGCTGACATCGTCAAAGTCGTTGAGGATGCGTTCCAGCATCTCGTAGATGTCCTCATGCGGGTCGCGCTCCGGCAGCAGCCGGGCCAGCGAGGCCAGATGGGTGACGCCATAGACCGCGTGGCCGGAGCCGAGCACCGTCGCGGCCCGCATCTTGGTCGCTTCCATCAAATAGTAGCCGAGCTGCTCGTCGATCCGCGCCCGCCAGGTCGCTCGCACCGAGTTGCCGGGCTGCAGCATCGGCCGCATCTTTGACCCCGCGCCGCCGCGCACCATGCCGAGATGGCGGCCGTGGTCGCGGGTCAACAGCTCGACAATGGCCGAGGCCTCGCCATGCTTACGCACCCCCAGCACGATGCCTTCGTCGGTCCATTCCATGGCGATGTTTTACCACAAGCGGTTGCCAGCGCGGAGGAACGTTTGTGATGCAGCGCGGTTGAAAAATGGCTTAGATGCGTCGTCCAATTGCGGACACAGGAACCTCCCTTGGTAGATATTGCTCCGATCCGCCTCCCCAAACCGCCGGGGACGGCGCTCATCAACATGGCGATGGCGGCCCTGATCGTGACCGGCCTGTATTTCGGCCGCGAGATCCTGGTGCCGGTGGCACTGGCCGTGCTGTTCAGCTTCGTGCTGGCGCCGTTCGTGATCCGGCTGCAGGCGTGGCGGGTGCCGCGCACGATGTCGGTGCTGGTCGCGGTGTTTATCGGCTTCTCGATCGTATTCAGCCTCGGCGGGCTGATGGTCTCGCAGGCCAACCGGCTGGCCGAAGAGCTGCCCGGATACCAGCAGACCCTGCGCGAAAAAATCCACGGCCTGCGCGGCTTCGCCACCGGCGGCTCCGGCACGCTGGAGCGCGCCTCGAAAGTGCTGCGCGAACTCGACAGCGAATTGCAGAACCCCAACGCCGGCCGTGCGGCGCTCGACGGCTTGCGCCGGCAGCCGGTCGACAAACCCATGTTGGTTGAAATCCGCCAGCCCGATCCCGGCACGCTGTCAACGCTGGTGGCGATCATCCAGCCCTTGATCCAGCCGCTCACCACGACCGGGATCGTCGTCATCTTCGTGATCTTCATCCTGCTGCAGCGTCAGGATCTGCGAAACCGCTTCATCCGCCTTGCCGGCTCGCACGACATGCAGCGCACAACGGCCGCGCTCGACGACGCCGGCGAACGACTGAGCAAGCTGTTTCTCAACCAGATGATCGTCAATGCCGCCTTCGGACTGCTGGTGGGGATCGGGCTGCAGGTCATCGGCGTACCTTCCGCCCCGCTATGGGGGCTGGTCGCGACCATCCTTCGTTTCGTGCCCTATGTAGGCTCGCCGATCTCGGCGGTGTTTCCGTTGATCCTGGCCGCCGCGGTCGGATCCGGCTGGGGCATGCTAATGGCGACCGCCGCTCTGTTCGCGACGCTGCAACTGATCGCCGGGCAGATCGTCGAGCCGCTGGTCTATGGCCGCAGCTCCGGCCTGTCGCCGGTCGCCATCGTGCTGTCGGCGTCGTTCTGGACCTGGCTGTGGGGACCGATCGGGCTGGTGCTGGCGACGCCGCTGACGATCTGCCTGGTGGTGGTCGGCAAACATGTCGACCGGCTGCAATTTTTCGACGTGCTGCTCGGCAACCAGCCGGCGCTGACGCCGCCGCAACTCGTCTATCAGCGGATGCTCGCCGGCGATCCCGTCGAGGCGTCGCAGCAGGCGCAGACCTATCTGCAAGGTGCGTCGCTCGCGGACTATCACGACACCATTCTGCTACCGGGCCTGCGTCTGGCCGAAGCGGACATGGGCCTTGGCCGACTGCCCGCGGACCGCATCGATCGCATCCTCGACACCGTCAGCGAGGTCGTCGAGGACCTCGACAGCCATGAGGACATCGTCGTCGAGGACAAACCCGCCACGGTCGACCATCGCTCGGATCTGGCGCGGCTCGATGCCGTGGTGGCGGCGGATGAGCCCGACCACCTGCCAGCCGCGTGGGAGGCGCCGGAAGCCGTGATGTGCCTGCCCGGTGCCGGAAAGCTCGACGAGGCCGCCTCGCTGGTCCTGGCGCAACTCTTGAAGAAACGCGGCATCGGCGCCGCCGCCGAGCAGGCCGATGCGCTGTCGATCGCGCGGTTCTTCTCGCTGGACCTGTCGAAAGCGCAGGCGCTGTGCATCTGCTACGTCGGCAAGCCATCGGACGCTATGATCCAGTATGCCGTGCGGCGGCTGGCCAAGAAGAGTAAAAACGCGCGGATCCTCGTCGCCACGCTCGGCAGCGGGCGCGTCGCGATGTCGGCGCCGATGCCCAACATCACGCTGTCCGCCGGCAATTTCTCCGATGTGGTGGACGATATAAGCGACGTGGCGATGGGGCGAGCGCCCTCTTCGAATCTCACCGCGCTGGCGGCAGGCGTCGATGCCGCGCTGAACCGGGCGGGGAAAGTTTAACTGTGCGCAGGGTGGGCAAAGCGAAGCGTGCCCACCATGGCGGTTGCGGTGGGCACCGCGCAAGGAGCGCCTCTGCCCATCCTACGGCTCACGCGTTGAACCAGTCTTTCGCGTCGCCGGTGAAAGCGTAGTACAGCCCTGCCCCGGTCAGCGCGGAGGAGATGATTTCGATGAAGCTGTCGAACTGCAGGCCGTAGACGCTCAGGATCTGCGACAGCGAAAGCAAAGAGAACACCAGCGACGCCGTCAGCAGCCAGCGCGGCCAGCTCTTGCGGCCACGCGAGGCAAGATGCACCAGAAACACGAACAAAAGCAGTATCGAGGCGGCGACGATGTTCGCGGCCATGATAGTGCTCTCGCTGATCCCGTCGGTGGTGCTGCGGTCCTGAAACGCGATCGATAGCGCATCCAGCGTCAGCGATGCGCAGAGCAGAACCTCGAAATAGAAGACATTCTTCGGCAGGTCCTTCGACGAATGGATCGGGCCGTGTTTGCTGGTCATCGCCATCAGGTCGACTGCTATTCTTTCGGAAATTCGAGGCCCATTTCGCGGTAGCGGTTGGGGTCATCGCCCCAGTTCTCGCGCACCTTGACGAACAGGAACAGGTGCACCGGCACGCCGGCGATCTCGGCGATCTCCTTGCGCGAATCCGCGCCGATCGACTTGATGGTCGCGCCGTTCTTGCCGAGCATGATCTTGCGCTGGCTTTCGCGCTCGACGAAGATCGTCTGCTCGATGCGGATCGACTTGTCCTTGCGCTCGGTCCAGCTATCGGTCTCGACCGTCGACTGGTACGGCAGTTCCTGATGCAGCTGGCGGAAGATCTTTTCGCGGGTGATTTCGGCCGCGAGATGCCGCATCGGTGCGTCCGACATCTGGTCTTCGGGATAATGATACGGGCCTTCCGGCACGTCCTTCGCCAGCCGCTTGCGCAGATCGTCGACGCCGTCGCCGGTCATCGCCGAGATCATGAAGGTCTCGACGAACTTCATCCGCTCGTTGGCAGCCTGCGCCAGCTTCAGGAGCTTCTCCTTGGAGACGATGTCGACCTTGTTGATGACCAGGAATTTCGGGTGGTTGACGCTCTCCAGCTTGGTGAAGATCGCATCGGCCTCCTCATCGATTCCCTCGCGGGCGTCGAGCAGGATGCACACGAGGTCCGCATCATGCGCGCCGCTCCAGGCGGTCTTGACCATCGCGCGGTCGAGCCGGCGCTTGGGCAGGAAGATGCCGGGGGTATCGACCAGAATGATCTGGGCGTGGTCCTCGATCACGATGCCGCGGATCAGCGCGCGCGTGGTCTGCACCTTGCGCGACACGATGGTGACCTTGGAGCCGACCAGCGCATTGACCAAAGTGGACTTGCCGACATTGGGCGCGCCGATCAAAGCCACGAAGCCGCAGCGGGTATCCGCCGGCATCGCATCCGGCGCGTCATGAATCTCTTCGTCGTGTTCGGCTTCGTTCACAGCATCATCCTTCGTTGCCGCCACTGCTGACGCCTTCGCGCGCGACCATCGCCTGGGCTGCGGCCTTCTCGGCGGCGCGCTTGCTGCCGCCCTCGCCTTCGGCCGGGGCGAGACCCTGGACATCCACCGCGACCTTGAAATGCGGATCGTGGTGCGGGCCGGAACGTTCGACCTCGCGATACACCGGCGTCGGCAGGCCGCGGCCCTGCGCCCATTCCTGCAACACGGTCTTGGCGTCGCGCAACGGCCTGACCGGCTTGCGCATCCGCTCGACCCAGTTGCGCTGGACGAATTCTTCCGCGGCGGGATAGCCGCCATCGAGGAAGATCGCGCCGATCACCGCTTCGCAGATGTCGCCGAGCACGGATTTGCGTAAGCGAGCGCCGGCGCCGACGCCGACCGAGCCGAGCTTGATGCCCTCGAGCAGGCCCAGCGAGCGCGCCACATCGGCGCAGGTTTCCTTGCGCACGAGGTCGGCCAGGCGCTTGGAGAGTTCGCCTTCGTCGCCGCCCGGAAAGGCACGGTACAGCATGTCGGATACCACGAGGCCGAGCACGTGGTCGCCGAGAAATTCGAGCCGCTGGTAGCTGTCGCCGCGGTTGCGCGCAGACTTCAGTGCCGAGACGTGCGTGAACGCGGTGGCGATCAGGGCTGGGTCCTTGAAGACGTAGCCGATCCGGGTCTCGATCTCGGCCGCCGCCGCCTTGAGCGCGGCGCTCTTGCGCTTCTTCCGGACCGCGGCGGATTCCGGCGCGGCCGCGGCAGGCGGGTTCACTTCGTCGGCGCGCGGCGCGGTCTCGGTGGGGATGTTGCTATCTTCCTTCATCGCACGATGGAGAAGATGCGGCTCCAGCGCACGGCCGTCGGCCAGCGCCAGATCTGCCAGGCCTGTTCGCCCTCGGCGATCGAGAAGAAGATCATCTGGGCGCGGCCGACGATGTTCTCGAACGGCACGTAACCCACCGCGGATAGCACGCGGCTGTCGGTCGAATTGTCGCGGTTGTCGCCCATCATGAAGAAGTTGCCGGGCGGCACGGTGTAGATGTTGGTGTTGTCGTAGAAACCGTTATCGACGCAATCCAAGGACTCATAGGTCACGCCGTTCGGCAGCGTTTCCTTCCAGCGCTTGACGCGCGCGGTGGCGTCCGAGCCGCATGGATCCTCGCCGACGAAGTCGGTCAGCCGCTCGCGCTGCACCGGCTTCTCGTTGATGTAGAGCAGCCCCTCTTTCATCTGGATGCGGTCGCCGGGCAGCCCGATCACGCGCTTGATGTAGTCGGTGCTGTCGTCCTTCGGCAGCCGGAACACGACGACGTCGCCGCGCGCGGGCTCGGAGCCGAAAATCCGCCCGGAGAAGATCGGCGGCGACAGCGGGATCGAATAATGGCTGTAGCCGTAGGAATATTTCGAGACGAACAGGTAATCACCGACCAGCAGGGTGGCCTTCATCGAGCCGGACGGGATGTTGAACGGCTGGAACAGGACGGTCCGGATCACCAGCGCAATCAACAGCGCGTTGATCACGACTCGGATGGTCTCGCCGATACCGCCTTCGGTCTTGGTTCCGGATGTCACGCTCATGGCTTTCCCGATTCCCGTCGCGATCGCCGCGCCGCTGGTGGATTGTCTCACGCGAAAATGGCGACGCGATGAGAAAAGGCTCTGATTCTGATGTTTAGAGCGAATTGCGGCGCAAACCCAGAGGGTCCAGGCGCATTCGACCCGGCTGAAGACGGATGCCGGCTTTTAGCGGGTTGTCGGCGAGGCCGCAATCGCGACAAAGCTGGCCCCGGCCCCATAAAATCGGCTAATTAACTGAAAAATATGCAATAATCGATTTATTGGAAGCTTAGCCCTCGGCTGTCCGCTCCCCCGAAATGATGACGAACGCCTGCGCCAGCGGCCAGTCGTCGGTAATGGTGAGGTCGATCCGCGCTTCGAACCCCGCCGGGGTCATGGCCTGAAGCCGGGCCAGCGCGCCGCCGGTCAGCCGCATCGTCGGCCGGCCCCCCGGCAGATTGACCACGCCCATGTCGCGCCACCAGACCCCCTGCCGGATGCCGGTGCCGAGCGCCTTGGAACAGGCCTCCTTGGCGGCAAAGCGCTTGGCATAGGTGGCCATCAGCATCTTCTCATTGCCCGCCCGGCGCTGCGCACGGGCGCGCTCGGCCTCGGTAAAGACCCGCTCCAGAAAGCGCTCGCCGTGCCGCTCGATCACCTTGGCGACCCGCGTGATGTCGATCAGGTCGTTGCCAATGCCGAGGATCATGCCCCGGCCCCCCGCCCCCGCGCCATCGCCGCCCGCATCAGGCGGACGGTTTCGGCCAGCCCGACGAACAGCGCCTCCCCCATCATGAAGTAGCCAATGTTCAGCTCGCGGATCTGCGGCAACGCGGCGATGGTTTCGGCGGTGGCGTAGTCCAGCCCGTGGCCGGCATGGATTTCGAGCCCGGCCGCCTCCGCCAGTTCGACGCCGACGACGATGCGCTGCCACTCGCTGGCGGCTTTCGCCGCGTTGCCATCCTCGATGGCGTCGCACCAGGCGCCGGTGTGCAGTTCGATCACCGGCGCGCGGAGCCTGGCGGCCATCTCGATCTGGCCGGGATCGGCGGCGATGAACAGCGAAACGCGAATGCCGGCGTCGTTGAAGCGGGCGATCGATGGTGCCAGCGACTCGCGCTGGCCGACGACGTCGAGCCCGCCTTCGGTGGTCAGTTCCTCGCGCCGTTCCGGCACCAGGCAGACCGCATGCGGCTTGGTCGCCAGCGCAATCCGCACCATGTCCGGCGTCGCCGCCATCTCGAAATTCAGCGGCTTGGAGATTTCGGCCTTCAGCCTGACCATATCCGCGTCGCGGATGTGGCGGCGGTCCTCGCGCAAATGCGCGGTGATGCCGTCGGCGCCGGCCGCGATGGCGGCCAGCGCCGCCCGCACCGGATCGGGCCGCGTGCCGCCCCGCGCATTACGCAGCGTGGCGACGTGATCGATGTTGACGCCGAGGCGCAGCGGCGAGGTCTTGGTCATGACGGCAATCCGGGAGGCTGGAAGAAGACGCTAGGCGTTGACGCGCTCGACCTTGGCGACGACGGCCTTGGCGCGCAACTGGTTGATGATAGCGCTCAGATGCTTGAGGTCATAGACCTCGATATCGATGTTCTGCTCCGTGAAATCCGGGGAGCGGCGGTACATGCTGATATTGTCGATATTGCCGTCATGGTCGGCGATCACCTGGGCGATCTGCGCAAGGCTGCCGGGCTCGTTGACGTTTTGCACGAACAACCGCGCCGGAAAACGCTGCGGCGAGGTCTCATCGACGTCCCAGCGCGCATCGACCCAGCGCTCCGGCTCCTCCTCGAAATCCTTCAGCGCCGGCGACTGGATCGGATAGATGGTGATGCCCTCGCCCGGCGTGACAATGCCGACGATGCGGTCGCCCGGCACGGCGCCGCCATTCGGCGCAAACTTCACCGGCAGGTCGTGATTGAGACCGCCAACGGAAATGATCGAGGTGACCCGGCCCGCGCCGTCCGGCGTCTTGACCCGGTCCGCGGTGGCCTTGCGGTTGGTGGCGGCGAAGCGGCCGATCCGCTCTTCCTTGTAGTCGGGATACATCGCACGGGCGACGTCCGCGGCGCGCAGCTCGCCGCGGCCGACCGAGGCCATCACATCGTCGATCGAAGTCCGCGCCAGCCGCGGCAGCGCGCCCTTCAACTGGTCGTCGGCATATTCCATCTTGGCGCGGGCAAACAATCGCTCGACGATTCGGCGACCGAGCCCGGCATATTGGTCGCGCACCGCGGTGCGGGTAGCGCGGCGGATCGCGGCGCGGGCCTTGCCGGTGACGGCGAGCGATTCCCAGGCCGACGGCGGCGCCTGCTGCGCGGCAGAGGTCAACACCTCGACCTCGTCGCCGTTCTGCAATTCCGACGACAGGGGCGCGAACTTGCCGTTGATCTTGCAGCCGACCGCGCTGTTGCCGACGTCGGTATGCACGGCATAGGCGAAGTCGACGACATTGGCGTTGCGCGGCAGCGCGATCAGCTTGCCCTTCGGGGTGAAGCAGAACACCTGGTCGTGAAACAGTTCGAGCTTGGTGTGCTCCAGAAATTCCTCGGGATTGGAGCTTTCGGAGAGGATGCCGATGGTGTGGCGCAACCAGGAGAAGGCGTTGGACTCGCGCTTCAACATTTCGGTCGGCGAGCCGATGCCGTCCTTGTAGAACGCATGCGCGGCGATGCCGTATTCGGCGATCGCGTTCATGTCCTCGTCGCGAAACTGCAGCTCGACACGCTGGTTGCCGGGTCCGATGACGGTGGTGTGCAACGAGCGGTAGTCGTTCTGCTTCGGTGTCGAGATGTAGTCCTTGAAGCGGCCGGGCACGACGGGCCAGGTGGTGTGCACCACGCCGAGCGCGCGGTAACAGGCCTCGGTGTCCTTCACCACCACGCGGAAGCCGAAGATGTCGGACAATTGCTCGAAGCCGACCGACTTGCGCTCCATCTTGGTCCAGATCGAAAATGGCCGTTTGCGCCGGCCCGACACCCGCGCAGGGATGCCGCGCTTCTCCAGATTGGTGGAAAGCTGGGCCTCGATCATGCCGATCAAATTGCGGTTGCGCTCGGCCAATGCATCCAGCCGCGCCGTCACCACCGCATAGGCCTCGGGATCGAGTACCTTGAACGACAGCTCCTCGAGTTCCTCGCGCATTTCCTGCATGCCCATGCGACCGGCCAGCGGCGCATAGATGTCGAGCGTTTCCTCGGCGATGCGGCGGCGCGAGGCCGGTGGCATGAACTCCATCGTCCGCATGTTGTGCAGACGGTCGGCAAGCTTGATCAGCAGCACGCGGACGTCGTCGGCGATCGCCAGCAGCAGCTTGCGCAGGTTTTCGGCCTGCTTGGCCTCGCGCGATACCAGTTCGAGCCGCTTCAGCTTGGTCAGGCCCTCGACCAGCGCGCCGATCTCGGCGCCGAACAACCGGTCTATCTCGGCGCGGGTCGCCTCGGTGTCCTCGATGGTGTCGTGCAGCAGCGCCGCCACGATGGTGGCGTCGTCGAGCTTGAGGTCGGTGAGGATCGCCGCCACTTCGAGCGGATGGGTGAAATAAGGGTCGCCCGACGCCCGCGTCTGCTCGCCATGGGCGACCATGGCGTAGACATAGGCACGGTTGAGCATGTCCTCGTCGGTATTCGGGTTGTACGAGCGGACCCGTTCGACCAGATCGTATTGCCGCATCATGCGGGCCCGCGAGGCGCGCGGCACTTTGGCGGGGGTCACGGGCGTGGCAGCGGTCCCAGGCGCCACAGTCACTTCGGCAGCGGCCGGGGTGGCAGGCGTCAACGACGTCGCGGCTGCGATGCTGTCGCTCGCCGCTTCCATCTGCCGCGAATTACGGCGCGTCGCCATCAATCCCTCATTTCATCGCCCATGCTGGAGCGAAATCATTATGAGTCCCGAGTTTGCCCTGAAAGTGTCCGCAAAAGCAAAGGCCCGGACGATCGTCCGGGCCTTGTCGAAAATTTGATGTTCGCGAGGGTTGGCGAACGATGCAGATACCGTCGCTTATTCGTCTTCCTCGGGCTGCTGTTCCGGCGGGGCCAGGCCTTCGAGACCCTTGAGCAGTTCTTCTTCGGTCATGCGCTCGACAGCGACTTCGGTGTCGTCGGCATCGACGCTGGCACCGGCGGAGCCGATCAGCGGGATCGTGTCGGGCTCGGGCTCATCGACTTCGACGAACTTCTGCAGCGAATGCACCAGTTCCTCGCGGAGATCTTCCGGCGATATCGTCGAATCGGCGATCTCGCGCAGCGACACCACGGGGTTCTTGTCGTTGTCGCGATCAATCGTCAGTTGTGAACCCGACGAGATCATGCGGGCCCGGTGGGCCGCCAGCAGAACCAGGTCGAACCTGTTGTCGACTTTATCGATGCAATCTTCGACGGTGACGCGCGCCATTAAATGTCGCTCCGCTGTTAAAGGGGCCAGAAATGATGATTATCCGGGTTAGGTATAGGGGCTTTGCAGATTTCGCAAGAACCAATTTGGTGATTGGCCAATCACTTACCATCTGATACCTCATCATGATACCCCGCAGGGGGCCGCGAGGTACTGAATTCCGCCCCTGCAAAACCAGGCCAGCGACCACCAAAAGGGCTTTATTGCATAGTCATAAGGGCGACGATGGCCCCGTTCTCACCCTTTTGTGCGACGGTTGGACCAAACGGATCGCCGCACGTGGGCGGTTCTATTGTAAACGCACGACGAAATTGTTGCCGTGCCAAGAACGTTAGCAACAACAAACCACGTGAGAAACTTGATGTCCCCCTCATCTGACAAGATCGCGCTCTTTATTGACGGCGCCAACCTTTATGCCACGGCGAAAACACTTGGTTTCGACATCGACTACAAGCGCCTGCTCAAGGAATTTCAGAGTCGCGGCAAGCTGGTCCGGGCATTTTATTACACCGCGATCATCGAGGATCAGGAATATTCCTCGATCCGGCCGTTGATCGACTGGCTCGACTACAACGGCTACACGGTGGTCACCAAGGCGACCAAGGAATTCATCGACGCCTCGGGCCGCCGCAAGGTCAAGGGGAAC
Coding sequences:
- the rpoZ gene encoding DNA-directed RNA polymerase subunit omega; its protein translation is MARVTVEDCIDKVDNRFDLVLLAAHRARMISSGSQLTIDRDNDKNPVVSLREIADSTISPEDLREELVHSLQKFVEVDEPEPDTIPLIGSAGASVDADDTEVAVERMTEEELLKGLEGLAPPEQQPEEDE